A segment of the Streptomyces sp. NBC_01235 genome:
GCCCGGAATCTGCTCAGCCAGGTGCCGAAGTCCGCCCAGCCCTGGGTGGCCACACTGCTGCGGACGGTCTTCGAACAGCCCGATGCCGACGCCGTCCAGGCCCAGATGCGACATGTGCTGGACGCGATGGAGGCCAAGTTCCCCAAGGCGGCAGCCCACTTGGACTCCGCCCAGCACGAACTGCTGGCGTTCACCGCGTTCCCCCGCGAGATCTGGCGGCAGATCTGGTCGAACAATCCGCAGGAGCGACTGAACAAGGAAATCCGCCGCCGCACCGACGTGGTCGGCATCTTCCCCGACCGCACCGCCCTCATCCGACTCGTCGGCGCGGTGCTGGCCGAGCAGAACGACGAGTGGACCGAAGCCCGCCGATACATGGGACTCGACCTGCTCGCCAAGACCCGCCTCCACCCGATCGAGTCACAAACCGACGACACCATCCTCCCGACCGAACTCACCGCATAACCTCAAAACGAGATCACCGAGTGGCCGTCAATACACCACTCCAGCGGACGTGACCTTCGCCTGCGTCGGCCAGCGCCCCGGCATGTTCGTCGGCACAGCCTCGTCGTTCCATCAGCTGACCGCCTTCCTCACCGGCTACGACCAACACGCAATGCGCCACGGCGGACAGGGGCTCACAGGCTGGCACGAGTGGCTCATCGCGCGGCGCGGCCGCAGCTGCAACCATGCCTGGCCCGGACAGGTTCTGCATATCGCGCTCCCAGAGGGCTGGAACAACATCGCCGACCTGCCGCCCGAGGACGAGAAGCACGGGATCAAGATCCTGTTCCAGCTTCTCGACGAGTTCGCCGCCGAACGCGAGGCAAGTCCTGGCGCTCAGAACTCAGATTGAGCGAGACGCCGACCGCGCCTCCGTCTCGCTCAATCTGACCACCGCTGTTCACAGCCCCGACGTGGTTCACCTTCAGCGAGACGGGTCAGTTGTCCACGGACAACAAGCGACACAACCGGCCCTCCTGCGCCCTGCTTGCGGTACGTGTCTGCCCACGTCAGTCACTGAGATGGACAGCCCAGCGCCGTCTCACTCAACCTGAACCACCGTCGGTCACTGCATGTCAGTGGTGGCTGGCACGATGCCCAGACATCACCACGAGCGGGAGAGACGCACGGGTACTTGGGACGTCGGCCCCTTCGACAACGACACCGCCGCGGACTTCTCCGGCGACCTCGACGAGGCGCCCGAAGGCGAGAGAGAGGGCATCATCCGGGACGCTCTCCTCCGCACCATCGGCACCCGCGACTACCTCGACCAGGACATCGCGGTGAAGGCAGTCGCAGCGGCGGCGTTGGTCGCCGCACAGTGCCCGGGGGGCGATCCCATCACCACCGCATACGGGCCGGACCTGCCCCTACCCCAGCTTTCCACCGAGCTGCGTGAACTTGCCGTCCAGGCCCTCGACCGGGTGGTCACCGACCCATCTGAGCTCATGGAACTTTGAGGTGAAGCCGACAAGGACGGCCCCTGGCGGGCCAGCCTCGTCCAGATCCGAACCGCCCTCTTGACTGCATCCTCCGGGGGAACTGCCGCCCCGCTTGCTCAGGGCTGAGTAAGGTCGGCCATGCGGACCGGCATCACCCCGAGGAGAAGGTTCTCCATGGCTTCGGGCATACGGCCGAACCGGGCCAGCCAGTTGGCCACGACATACAGTTCGCCCTGCTCGTCCATTCCGAGGAACGCGTGACCGTGGTCGAGTTCCCCCAGCGGGAAGAGGCAGCGGGCGATCTCCTCGCCCCACTCCCCGAATCGGTCATCCTCACCCAGCGCAAGCAGCGGGTCGAGTTCGAATGGCTCCCGCGCCCGGGTGATCCCGGAGCCACCGCCGGCAGCCGTCAGTCCCCCGAACTCGCGCAGGAATTCCTCGGCGGCGGCGTGGATCCGGAAGCCGTCCGCTTCCAGCCGCACTCGCCACGCTGTCGTGTCGACGCTCCGCCCTGGATACCAACCGGCACCACGCAGCACCACCTCCACCTCAGCCGACCAGACGTGCGGTTCCTTCGCCTGAGCTGCCCGCTGGTCGCGGACCAGACGGGCTGCGAGCGCGACCGCCTCAGCGGGATCGGCCGTCTCGAAGGCGACACGGTCTCCCCGATCCGAGCGGCCCACCACCTCATAAGAATCCGGACGGGCGAACATCGCCGGGAGTGGTTCATGGCCCCACTCCTCCCAGCTGTCTGATGCCGACACGCTGAGCTGCTGCATCGAGATCCACGGATACATCGCACTCAGCAACGGCTCACGCCTGGCCGCCTGAAGCAACAACCACAGGGACGGCGAGGACTGGTCGTCTCCCGCCGCCTGAGGACGATTCGCCTCCAGGAGCTCCATCCAAGCCTCTGCGTGACTGCGCTTCGCGCTTTCAGATCCCATTCCCCGACGATGCGACACCTTCACGACCCCGTCAACGACGAAAGACCCCGGGGCACGACCACGCAAGATGCAAGGTGCGCGATCACCGTACTCTTCCAGCTCCCCGCCGCGTTCGTGACGGAACAGGAGGCCGTGAAAGAGGTCCCTGCGGTTCGGGTTGACTGAGACAAGAATCGTGCCGCTGTCTCAGTCAACCTGAACCAGCGCTGGTCACAGCCTTCCGACGAGCCACCTTCACTGCGACAGGACACGTCCATTCAACCTATTGGAAGTGATCTTGTGCATCCCTTCCGCAAGGCCGTCGAAGCAGGCGACATGGAAGCCGTCGCCGCTCTTTGACGACCTGGCAGTTCCAGGACCTCAGGCGTTGTCCGTGCCCCAGGCTGCGGGGCCGCGGGAGATCAGTCCGGTCTCGTACGCGAAGACGACCGCCTGGGCCCGGCTGTTCAGCGTGAGCTTGCTCATGCAGCGGTGGACGTGTGTCTTGATGGTCGCCGTGCTGAGCACGAGTCGCTGGGCGATGTCGGAGTTGGACATGCCCGCCCCGACCAGCCCGAGGACTTCCAACTCCCTGGGCGTCAGCGTGTCCAGCGCGGAGTGCGGCTCGGGGTCGGCCGGGCGGGGGGTGTAGGTCTCGATGAGCCCTTTGATCACTGGGGCGCTGAACAGCATGTCGCCGGCGTGCACGGTGTCGATGGCGGCGAGCAGCCGGTCCGGTGGAGTGTCTTTGAGCAGGAAGCCGCAGGCGCCTGCCTTCAGTGCGCCGTAGACGTACTCGTCGAGGTCGAAGGTGGTCAGGACGAGGATTTTGGGGGGCGGAGCCGGCGCCTGGGCCAGGATCCGCTCGGTGGCGGTGATCCCGCTGATGCCCGGCATCCGAATGTCCATCAGGATGACGTCGGGTCTGGTCCGCGTGGCGATCTCGATGGCCTCCTCGCCGTCCTGCGCCTCGCCGATGACGTCGATTCCCGGTGCGGCCCGCAGGAGTGCGACGAGTCCCGAGCGGATGAGGAACTGGTCGTCTGCGACGAGCACTGTGGGCATGCGTGGTTTCCGCCTTCCTCGCGGCTGCCCGGCCGGTAGCCGAGACGCTTGTTCACCTCTCGCGGGACACGGGAACGGTCAGTGCGACTTCGAACCCGCCCTGCGGGCCGGGTCCGGCGGTCACCGTCCCGCCGTAGATACCGGCCCGCTCGCGCATGCCGATCAAACCATGACCGGCCGGCCCCTCGGTGGTGCCGGCCAGAACTGGTTCCTGTCCGTCGTCGGTCACGCGGACGCGGACCGCGGCCTCGTCGTAGTGCACCGTCACGCTCGCGTTCGCCGCCGGCGCGTGCTTCATGACGTTGGTGAGAGCCTCCTGGATGACCCGGAAGACACACAGGTCGACGCCCGGCGGAAGCGCGAACGGGGCACCCGTGATCCGGACGTCGACGGAGACACCCGCGGCCTCGACGCGCCGGGCCAACTGGTCCAGCCGCCCGAGTCCGGGGGCCGCGGTGTGGTCGCCCGCTCCCTCCTGGGCACGCTCGGTCCCTTCCCTGAGCACGACCAGCATGCGGCGCATCTCCGCCATGGCCTCGTGGGCGCTGCCCGCGATGGTCCCCAGCGCGTCGCGGGCCGTCCTCGGATCGGAGGTGAAGACGTATCCGGCCAGGCCGGTCTGCACGGAGATCGCAGACACGTGGTGGGCGACCACGTCGTGCAGTTCACGGGCTATGCTCATGCGCTCGGCGATGACGGCCCGCTGCGCCTTCTCCTCCTGCTCCAAGCGCAGTTGCTCGCTGAGCACCGCGAGCCGCTCGCCGCGCTCCGCGAGCCGGCGGGACCGGTCGCCGGTCACCCACAGGACGGCGACCGTCACGGTCACGAAGACCACACTCTGCGGGCCGATCCCGGGCTCGGCGAGCCGTGTGCCCCACAGCAGCACGAGCAGCGATGCGGCGGCGCACTTCGCAGCGACCCTGCGCGGGCACTGCGCCGCGACGGTGTAGAACGCCAGGCCCAGTCCGCAGACGACGACCACGTGGTAGTAGGCCAGGGTCATGTAGCACAGCGTGCAGGCCGCCGTGCTGACGAGTACGGTCAGAGGAGCCCGGCGGCGCACGGCCAGCGGAAGATAGACCAGGGCGACCAGCACGTAGGCCCATACATCGGTTTGCCGCCAGTAGCCCTGCGAGTTCGGCCAGTTGCGCAGCATGGTGCTCATGATGCCGAGCGACACCACCGCGTAGACGATGTCTGCCACCTGCGGGAAGGCCCTGCGAACCGCCCCGCTCCACGTGCGCTGCGCGAACATCGTCCGAGCGTAGGCCCCAAGCGATCGCTCCACCCCGCATTCCACCACAGCTACACCCCAGGCTGTACACCGGCAACCGGTCCGGGCGGACTCCCGGCATTCGCTGGGCGACTGGGCCAACCAGGTGGCCCTCCTGGAGCTGCCGGCCGTCAAGCGGCGAAGGCTGATGTGCGCGCTTCCCTGGCCCAAGGTCGGCTTGGACGACTCGTGGTTCCGGATCTCCGCGTAAATCAACGAGCGCTGTGGGCAGGCGTGGTGTCGCCTTCCTCGCGGCTGCCCGGCCGGTAGCCGAGACGCTTGTTCACCTCTCGCGGGACACGGGGACGGTCAGTGCGACTTCGAACCCGCCCTGCGGGCCGGGTCCGGCGGTCACCGTCCCGCCGTAGATACCGGCCCGCTCACGCATGCCGATCAAACCATGACCGGCCGGCCTCGCGGTGGTGCCGGCCAGAACTGGTTCCTGTCCGTCGTCGGTCACGCGGACGCGGACCGCGGCCTCGTCGTAGTGCACCGTGACGCTCGCGTTCGCCGCCGGCGCGTGCTTCATGACGTTGGTGAGAGCTTCCTGAATGACCCGGTAGACGCACAGGTCGGCGCCCGGCGGAAGCGCGAACGGGGTGCCCGTGATCCGGACGTCGACGGAGACACCCGCGGCCTCGACGCGCCGGGCCAACTGGTCCAGCCGCCCGAGTCCGGGGGTCGCGGTGTGGTCGCCCGCTCCTTCCTCCTCCTGGGCACGATCGGTCCCTTCCCTGAGCACGACCAGCATGCGGCGCATCTCCGCCATGGCCTCGTGGGCGCTGCCCGCGATGGTCTCCAGCGCCTCGCGGGCCGTCCTCGGATCGGAGGTGAAGACGTATCCGGCCAGGCCGGTCTGCACGGAGATCACGGACACGTGGTGGGCGATCACGTCGTGCAGTTCACGGGCTATCTTCATGCGCTCGGCCATGACGGCCCGCTGCGCCTTCTCCTCCTGCTCCAGGCGCAGTTGCTCGGTGAGCACCGCGAGGCGCTCGCCGCGCTCCGCGAGCCGGCGGGCCCGGTCGCCGGTCACCCAGGCGACGGCGACCATCACGGTCACGAAGGCCACACTGAACGGGCCGCTCCCGGGCTCGGCGAGCCGCGCGCCCCACAGCAGCACGAGCAGCGATGCGGCGGCGCACTTCGCGGCGACCCTGCGCGGGCACTGCGCCGCGACGGTGTAGAGCGCCAGGCCCAGTCCGCTGACAACGACCACGTGGTAGTAGGCCAGGGTGAAGTAACACAGCACGCAGGCCGTCGTGGCGATGAGCACGGTCAGGGGAGCCCGGCGGCGCGCGGCAAGCGGAAGATAGACCAGGGCGATCAGCACGTAGGCCCATACATCGGTTTGCCGCCAGTAGCCGTGCGGGTCGGGAAAGTTGCGCAGCGCGGTGCTCGAGATCCAGACCGACACCACCGCGTAGACGGTGTCCGCCACCTGTGGGAAGGCCTGGCGAACCGCCCCGCTCCACATGCGCTGCGCGAACATCGTCCGATCGTAGGCCCCGAGCGATCGCTCCACCCGGCTTTCCATCACAGCTACACCCTTGGGGGTAGACCAGCAACCACCCTGGTTGCAGGCGCAGTTCAACCCATGGTTGGGCGAGAGGGAACAGCCCTTCTGGCCGGCTTTCATACACCCGGGCAACTTCGCCTCGGACGGGCACTGCTGTGGATGGGATCCAACCATGAACCGTGTGCGCAGTCTCGCCACTGCTGCCATTATCACCGGCACCTTGCTGGGCGGTGGCATTTCGATGGCGACCTCGGCGGCCGCTGCCGCCCAGTCGATCGAGTACATCGCCGGCAAGGACACCTACGCAGGGAGCTGCAAGGGTTGGTGTAAACCGGTAGGCATTGCGAACTGAAACTGTTCCGAATTCGGTGGAGATTCCACCGAACCCGGAACAGTTCAACGCCTCGGCATGCAGAGCGTCACTTTCTCGCGGTAGGTACCGGGCGCGATGGAGATGATGACGCGTGAGGAATTGCCGAAGTCGGCCGCAGCCAGCGGTGGTGGTGCTGCTGGGTTCGGGTTCGGTGTCCCGTGTTGGTCGTCATGACCTTCAGTCGCTGGCGAAGCCGTCGGGGTTGCCGGTCGGCGCCAGGACCCGGGCCCGTGCGGAGTGGCAACTCCGGTCCGTACGGTTGGAATGGCAGTAGCCTACGATTAACTACCACGGAAGATAATTCTTCGGAAGATGAGTGATGGCTGACGCTGACCTGAAGCTGCTGCACCGGGAGCTGGTCTCGCTGGAGATCGAGCTGTGGAATGGCATCGAGGGGCGGTTGCGGGCCGCGTACGACCTGCCGCTGACCTCGTTCGAAGTGCTGCATCTGCTGCTGCGTCGGCCCGGGCCGCGGATCCAGGACATCGCGGAGGAGTTCTCGATCACGGTGGGCGGCACGAGCAAGGTGGTCGACCGCCTGGAGGCGGCGGGCCTGTGCGCGCGGCGGGCCAATCCGAACGACCGCCGTTCCTCGGTCGTCGAGCTGACGCCTGAGGGACGGAAACTGGTGGACGGAGCACTGAAGGTCTTCGAGGACGAGCTGGAACTGCGGATCGGGGCGGTGATTCCCGAGCACTCCGTGCGCGAGGTGACGGCGGTCCTCAGCACGCTGCGGGCGGCCGGACGGGCCCTGGACGCGGAACGGAAGGCCGCCGGGCAGACGCCGGTGCCGGGCCTGCGGGCGCCGAAGCAGCCAGGCCGGCCGGCGTCGTGAGCCGCGACGGCCTGCGCAGCGCCCGTGGGCTCATGGGGAGGGGGCCGGGCGAACCCAGTCGCCAGGCCCCTCCCCATCAGCCCACGGGTCAGTCGGCGATGCCGTCGAAGGAGATGACTTTGTCGATGCGGCCGCGGACGAGGAGGTTGCCGGGGCCGCCGTTGCGTGCGGCGTACTCCTCGGCGCGGCCATCGCCCATGTAGCGGGCGCCGAGGAGTCCGCCCCAGCGCAGCATGTCGTCGGGGTCCTCGGAGATCTCCGCGCGTCCTTGGAGCAGGACGAACGCGTACGGTGGCTGATCCTCGTCGACGCAGAGGGCGAACCGTCCGTCGCGGGCGAGGTTGCGGCCCTTGACGCCGTTCTTCTCGGTGGTGAGCACGATGTCATCGCCGTCGAGGAGGAACCAGACCGGTGTCACGTGGGGGCCGCCGTCGGCGCGGACGGTGGAAAGCTTGCCGGTACGGGTGCCGCGCGTGACGAACGCCCGCCACTCCTGCTCGGTCATTTTCCGCATGCGGGCGCCTTTCGTGTGCGTAAGGATCGACTCGTGGGTGCCCGAGGCCGAGTCGGCCTCGGGCACCGCAGGTTCTAGCCCCAGAAGGCGTCTTCGGCGGCCGGGTCGGCGGAGAAGAGCCACATCTCGGTGATCTTGCCGTTCTCGATGCGCAGGAGGTCGACGCCGTCCATGCTCATCGACGCGTCGCCGTGGCGGCCGGTGAAGTGGATGGTGGCGGCGACCAGGTCGCCGTTGCCCATGAGGGTGTGGATCTTGTCGATGGCGAAGGTGCCCCGGCTGGTCTCCATCATGCTGCCGAGCATCTGGAAGACGGCGCCCTGCCCCTTGTGCTCGCCGGAGAACCGGTTGGCGCCGGGCTGGTGCCACACGATGTCGGCGTCGAGGAGTTCACCGAGAGCAGCCATGTCTCCGGTCTGGACGGCCTGGAAGTAGGTACGGGCGATGTCGATGTTCAAGCTGGTCATGTCGCTTGCTCCTTGGGTTCTTGCGCGGGGGCGGTGGCTATCGGGCGAAGTCGAGG
Coding sequences within it:
- a CDS encoding MarR family winged helix-turn-helix transcriptional regulator, which gives rise to MADADLKLLHRELVSLEIELWNGIEGRLRAAYDLPLTSFEVLHLLLRRPGPRIQDIAEEFSITVGGTSKVVDRLEAAGLCARRANPNDRRSSVVELTPEGRKLVDGALKVFEDELELRIGAVIPEHSVREVTAVLSTLRAAGRALDAERKAAGQTPVPGLRAPKQPGRPAS
- a CDS encoding sensor histidine kinase, whose protein sequence is MFAQRMWSGAVRQAFPQVADTVYAVVSVWISSTALRNFPDPHGYWRQTDVWAYVLIALVYLPLAARRRAPLTVLIATTACVLCYFTLAYYHVVVVSGLGLALYTVAAQCPRRVAAKCAAASLLVLLWGARLAEPGSGPFSVAFVTVMVAVAWVTGDRARRLAERGERLAVLTEQLRLEQEEKAQRAVMAERMKIARELHDVIAHHVSVISVQTGLAGYVFTSDPRTAREALETIAGSAHEAMAEMRRMLVVLREGTDRAQEEEGAGDHTATPGLGRLDQLARRVEAAGVSVDVRITGTPFALPPGADLCVYRVIQEALTNVMKHAPAANASVTVHYDEAAVRVRVTDDGQEPVLAGTTARPAGHGLIGMRERAGIYGGTVTAGPGPQGGFEVALTVPVSRER
- a CDS encoding response regulator transcription factor, with amino-acid sequence MPTVLVADDQFLIRSGLVALLRAAPGIDVIGEAQDGEEAIEIATRTRPDVILMDIRMPGISGITATERILAQAPAPPPKILVLTTFDLDEYVYGALKAGACGFLLKDTPPDRLLAAIDTVHAGDMLFSAPVIKGLIETYTPRPADPEPHSALDTLTPRELEVLGLVGAGMSNSDIAQRLVLSTATIKTHVHRCMSKLTLNSRAQAVVFAYETGLISRGPAAWGTDNA
- a CDS encoding PPOX class F420-dependent oxidoreductase, whose amino-acid sequence is MRKMTEQEWRAFVTRGTRTGKLSTVRADGGPHVTPVWFLLDGDDIVLTTEKNGVKGRNLARDGRFALCVDEDQPPYAFVLLQGRAEISEDPDDMLRWGGLLGARYMGDGRAEEYAARNGGPGNLLVRGRIDKVISFDGIAD
- a CDS encoding SUKH-3 domain-containing protein, translating into MKVSHRRGMGSESAKRSHAEAWMELLEANRPQAAGDDQSSPSLWLLLQAARREPLLSAMYPWISMQQLSVSASDSWEEWGHEPLPAMFARPDSYEVVGRSDRGDRVAFETADPAEAVALAARLVRDQRAAQAKEPHVWSAEVEVVLRGAGWYPGRSVDTTAWRVRLEADGFRIHAAAEEFLREFGGLTAAGGGSGITRAREPFELDPLLALGEDDRFGEWGEEIARCLFPLGELDHGHAFLGMDEQGELYVVANWLARFGRMPEAMENLLLGVMPVRMADLTQP
- a CDS encoding nuclear transport factor 2 family protein, with the protein product MTSLNIDIARTYFQAVQTGDMAALGELLDADIVWHQPGANRFSGEHKGQGAVFQMLGSMMETSRGTFAIDKIHTLMGNGDLVAATIHFTGRHGDASMSMDGVDLLRIENGKITEMWLFSADPAAEDAFWG
- a CDS encoding sensor histidine kinase produces the protein MFAQRTWSGAVRRAFPQVADIVYAVVSLGIMSTMLRNWPNSQGYWRQTDVWAYVLVALVYLPLAVRRRAPLTVLVSTAACTLCYMTLAYYHVVVVCGLGLAFYTVAAQCPRRVAAKCAAASLLVLLWGTRLAEPGIGPQSVVFVTVTVAVLWVTGDRSRRLAERGERLAVLSEQLRLEQEEKAQRAVIAERMSIARELHDVVAHHVSAISVQTGLAGYVFTSDPRTARDALGTIAGSAHEAMAEMRRMLVVLREGTERAQEGAGDHTAAPGLGRLDQLARRVEAAGVSVDVRITGAPFALPPGVDLCVFRVIQEALTNVMKHAPAANASVTVHYDEAAVRVRVTDDGQEPVLAGTTEGPAGHGLIGMRERAGIYGGTVTAGPGPQGGFEVALTVPVSRER